The following proteins are co-located in the Haloarcula marismortui ATCC 43049 genome:
- a CDS encoding HTH domain-containing protein: MSDTTPTPHIELYVRSMLPDGAHERQEAVIDHLQTLDENDHIDGFNVIVWGKQIAPQSAAARTEEGKYILNRVAEFKQWALSNNVSLESFYQDTTVDSEVAESAYDAMALPVMGLAEYDGSELVHVAPCTKDDVVHTIMDRLERLEAGQPPALDQERGGVSVV; encoded by the coding sequence ATGAGTGATACTACGCCGACACCTCACATCGAGCTGTATGTCCGGTCGATGCTGCCCGACGGCGCACACGAACGGCAGGAAGCTGTCATCGACCATCTCCAGACACTCGACGAGAACGACCACATCGACGGGTTCAACGTCATCGTCTGGGGCAAACAGATCGCGCCGCAGTCGGCCGCCGCACGGACGGAAGAAGGCAAGTACATTCTGAACCGTGTCGCCGAGTTCAAGCAGTGGGCACTGAGCAACAACGTCTCGCTCGAATCGTTCTATCAGGACACGACCGTTGATTCAGAAGTGGCGGAGTCGGCGTACGACGCCATGGCGCTGCCCGTCATGGGGCTGGCTGAGTACGACGGCAGCGAACTCGTCCATGTCGCACCGTGTACGAAAGACGACGTCGTCCATACGATCATGGACCGTCTCGAACGTCTCGAAGCGGGCCAGCCACCCGCCCTCGATCAGGAGCGCGGCGGCGTGAGCGTCGTCTAA
- a CDS encoding lycopene cyclase domain-containing protein, whose translation MLPDIGIFGPYTYLVTEVVWGTVALALLWRANALRMAAKTIVVLYPIAYVWDWYTLTVGVFAIKLRTGVDLLGIPIEEHIFMIVVPALILGIHENLHGLSSGSNSE comes from the coding sequence ATGCTACCTGACATCGGTATCTTCGGCCCCTACACGTATCTGGTCACAGAGGTAGTCTGGGGGACTGTTGCGCTCGCGTTGCTCTGGCGTGCCAACGCCCTCCGGATGGCGGCCAAGACCATCGTCGTGCTTTATCCAATCGCGTACGTCTGGGACTGGTACACACTGACCGTCGGTGTCTTCGCGATCAAACTCCGAACCGGTGTCGACCTCCTCGGGATTCCCATTGAGGAGCATATCTTCATGATTGTCGTTCCCGCGCTCATCCTCGGCATCCACGAGAACCTCCACGGTCTTTCATCTGGGTCGAACAGCGAATAG
- a CDS encoding CBS domain-containing protein, whose product MDIADIATREFVEVDANKRLGKVRSIFERENPKGIIVTEDDDYTGVITQKQLVQSHVEDNAKAGAMTRSAPKVERTDDVREVARVLVEGGVKLAPVFEAGELWGIVTEDDILDAVLDNLDALSVEDIYTRDVITVSEDTNVGQVVNLLRKHGISRLPVLGDDDGLTGMVTRHDIVDVVVRDMNKTTRGDRSGEIERVLDMPVYDVMSSPVETAKLGDSVEDAVARMLENDFAGLVVTPEDDDTHVAGILTKTDVLRALTYTEEEHMDVQITNIKLLDTISRADIRSDIETVADKYGAMQVQHAHVRFHEHKEKLRGTPLIQCQIRLRTNKGQAAGSGEGYGAETAFNVALDKLERNVLELKGVQADEEYRGQLLRKLGEL is encoded by the coding sequence ATGGATATTGCTGATATCGCCACCAGAGAATTTGTCGAGGTTGACGCCAACAAGCGCTTGGGGAAAGTCCGGTCTATCTTCGAACGCGAGAATCCCAAGGGTATCATCGTCACGGAAGACGATGACTACACTGGCGTGATCACGCAGAAACAGCTGGTCCAGTCCCATGTCGAGGACAACGCGAAAGCGGGGGCGATGACGCGCTCGGCACCGAAGGTCGAGCGCACCGACGACGTGCGCGAAGTCGCGCGCGTCCTCGTCGAGGGTGGTGTCAAGCTCGCGCCGGTGTTCGAGGCGGGCGAGCTCTGGGGTATCGTCACTGAGGACGATATCCTCGATGCGGTTCTCGACAACCTTGACGCGCTGAGCGTCGAGGACATCTACACGCGGGATGTCATCACGGTGTCCGAAGACACCAACGTCGGGCAAGTCGTCAATCTCCTCCGGAAACACGGCATCTCCCGGCTTCCGGTGCTCGGTGACGACGATGGCCTGACCGGGATGGTCACGCGCCACGACATCGTCGACGTCGTCGTCCGTGACATGAACAAGACGACGCGGGGCGACCGCTCCGGCGAGATCGAGCGCGTGCTCGACATGCCCGTCTACGACGTGATGAGCAGCCCCGTAGAGACGGCGAAGCTCGGCGACTCCGTCGAGGACGCCGTCGCGCGGATGCTCGAAAACGACTTTGCCGGGCTCGTCGTCACGCCGGAAGACGACGACACCCACGTCGCCGGCATCCTCACGAAGACCGACGTGCTCCGCGCACTGACCTACACCGAGGAGGAACACATGGACGTTCAGATCACGAACATCAAACTGCTGGACACCATCTCCCGTGCGGACATCCGATCCGACATCGAGACGGTCGCCGACAAGTACGGGGCGATGCAGGTCCAGCACGCCCACGTCCGGTTCCACGAGCACAAGGAGAAGCTCCGTGGCACGCCGCTCATCCAGTGCCAGATCCGCCTGCGGACCAACAAGGGTCAGGCGGCCGGCTCCGGTGAAGGCTACGGCGCTGAAACCGCATTCAACGTCGCGCTCGACAAGCTAGAGCGCAACGTGCTCGAACTGAAAGGCGTCCAGGCCGACGAGGAGTACCGCGGCCAGCTCCTCCGCAAACTCGGCGAACTGTAA
- a CDS encoding NADP-dependent oxidoreductase, translating to MSNTNRVYRLAKRPEGTPDHDTFELSEEEIPEPGPGEVLIKTLYLSVDPYMRDRMRDSESYEEPWDVGDALKGAVVGEVVESNGARFDEGDVVTGELEWAEYATAPGPVLTEVNPELAPISTALGVLGMPGLTAYFGTREVAQPAAGDTFVVTGAAGAVGSVAGQLAKLQGARVVGFAGSDEKVSFLEDDLGFDVGINYKTTDDYRAALDEAAPDGVDAYFDNVGGPITDAVFTRLNTDARVAVCGQISLYNSEEIPMGPRKLTQVIQSRATVEGLLVSDFEPRFEEATKQLGQWVASGDISYRETVTEGIENAPDAFLGLFEGENIGKQLVQVAER from the coding sequence ATGTCGAACACTAACCGCGTTTACAGGCTAGCGAAGCGCCCCGAAGGGACCCCCGACCACGATACGTTCGAGCTTTCCGAGGAAGAAATCCCTGAACCGGGGCCCGGCGAGGTGCTCATCAAGACGCTGTACCTCTCTGTCGACCCGTATATGCGCGACCGAATGCGTGACAGCGAATCGTACGAAGAGCCGTGGGACGTAGGCGACGCACTCAAGGGTGCCGTTGTCGGTGAGGTCGTCGAATCCAACGGCGCACGCTTCGACGAAGGCGATGTCGTCACTGGTGAGCTAGAGTGGGCGGAGTACGCCACAGCACCTGGACCGGTACTCACAGAGGTCAACCCCGAACTCGCACCGATTTCGACGGCACTCGGCGTTCTGGGGATGCCGGGCCTGACAGCGTACTTCGGTACCCGGGAAGTCGCACAGCCTGCGGCCGGCGACACGTTCGTCGTCACCGGGGCCGCCGGGGCCGTCGGCTCCGTTGCGGGCCAGCTCGCCAAGCTACAGGGCGCACGCGTCGTTGGCTTCGCCGGCTCCGACGAGAAAGTCTCGTTCCTCGAAGACGATCTGGGCTTCGACGTGGGCATCAACTACAAGACGACCGACGACTACCGGGCCGCACTGGACGAGGCCGCACCGGACGGCGTCGACGCCTACTTCGACAACGTCGGCGGACCGATTACCGACGCGGTGTTCACGCGGCTCAACACCGACGCGCGCGTCGCCGTCTGCGGACAGATCTCGCTGTACAACAGCGAGGAGATACCGATGGGGCCGCGCAAGCTGACACAGGTCATCCAGTCCCGTGCGACCGTCGAAGGTCTCCTCGTCTCCGACTTCGAGCCGCGGTTCGAGGAAGCGACGAAGCAGCTCGGTCAGTGGGTCGCCTCGGGCGACATCTCCTATCGAGAGACCGTCACCGAAGGCATCGAGAACGCGCCCGACGCGTTCCTCGGGCTGTTCGAGGGTGAGAACATCGGCAAGCAGCTCGTGCAGGTCGCCGAACGGTAG
- a CDS encoding CDC48 family AAA ATPase: MNEVQLEVAKAYPNDSGRGIARLDPDTLLHLKLSPGDIIEIEGSDTTAAKVWRADRQDWNTDTVRIDGFTRQNADVGIGERVTIRKAEAEKADKLVLAPPEEASVQFGSDAAGMVKRQILKRPVVERDIVPVMSSTNHPFMRSPGQAIPLIAVETEPEGVCLITEDTEVELREEPISGFEKTGGGITYEDIGGLQNEIQRVREMVELPMKHPQIFKKLGIEPPQGVLLHGPPGTGKTLLAKAVANETSASFFSIAGPEIISKYYGESEQQLREIFEDASEESPSIIFIDELDSIAPKREDVTGEVERRVVAQLLTMMDGLESRGQVIVIAATNRVDSVDPALRRPGRFDREIEIGVPDEVGREEILQIHTRGMPLSDDVNLAKLATDTHGFVGADIESLTKEAAMKALRRYLPEIDLDEEDIPPSLIDRMIIKRDDFKGALNEVSPSAMREVLVELPKMSWDNVGGLSGPKEQVQEAVEWPMNSPEKFERMGVTPPSGVLLYGPPGTGKTLMAKAVANETDANFISVRGPQLLSKWVGESEKAIRQTFRKARQVAPTIIFFDELDSLAPGRGGEMGSNVSERVVNQLLTELDGLEEMEDVMVIGATNRPDMIDPALIRSGRFDRLVMIGEPDIEGREQILKIHTDDTPLSPDVSLRELAEVSDGFVGSDLESIAREAAIEALREDDNAEEVEMRHFRQAMDSVRPTITDDIREYYEQMEEEFRGGSSPQRQAGTGGRIGFQ; encoded by the coding sequence ATGAACGAAGTTCAATTGGAAGTGGCGAAGGCGTACCCGAACGACTCGGGACGCGGTATCGCCAGACTCGACCCCGATACGTTGTTGCATCTCAAGCTCTCCCCCGGAGACATCATCGAGATAGAGGGGAGCGACACGACCGCGGCCAAGGTGTGGCGGGCCGACCGGCAGGACTGGAACACTGACACTGTTCGCATCGACGGCTTCACGCGCCAGAACGCTGACGTGGGTATTGGTGAGCGCGTCACAATCCGGAAGGCCGAGGCCGAGAAGGCCGACAAGCTCGTCCTCGCGCCGCCCGAGGAAGCGTCGGTCCAGTTCGGCTCCGACGCCGCTGGCATGGTTAAGCGGCAGATATTGAAACGGCCGGTCGTCGAGCGCGACATCGTCCCGGTGATGTCCTCGACGAACCACCCGTTCATGCGCTCGCCCGGACAGGCCATCCCGCTCATCGCCGTCGAGACCGAGCCCGAGGGCGTCTGTCTCATCACCGAAGACACCGAGGTGGAACTCCGCGAGGAACCGATCTCCGGCTTCGAGAAGACCGGCGGCGGCATCACCTACGAGGACATCGGCGGGCTGCAAAACGAGATCCAGCGGGTGCGAGAGATGGTCGAGTTGCCGATGAAACACCCCCAGATCTTCAAGAAGCTCGGCATCGAGCCGCCACAGGGGGTTCTGCTCCACGGCCCGCCCGGCACCGGGAAGACGCTGCTTGCGAAGGCTGTCGCCAACGAGACCTCCGCTAGCTTCTTCTCTATTGCCGGCCCCGAGATCATCTCGAAGTACTACGGCGAGTCCGAACAGCAGTTACGCGAGATATTCGAGGACGCAAGCGAGGAATCGCCCTCGATCATCTTCATCGACGAGCTGGACTCCATCGCGCCCAAGCGCGAGGACGTAACCGGCGAGGTCGAGCGCCGTGTCGTCGCCCAGCTGCTGACGATGATGGACGGCCTCGAATCGCGAGGGCAGGTCATCGTCATCGCCGCGACGAACCGCGTCGACAGCGTCGACCCCGCGCTCCGTCGCCCGGGCCGCTTCGACCGCGAGATCGAGATCGGCGTGCCGGACGAGGTCGGTCGCGAGGAAATCCTCCAGATCCACACCCGCGGCATGCCGCTGTCCGACGACGTAAATCTCGCCAAGTTGGCGACTGACACGCACGGCTTCGTCGGAGCCGACATCGAGAGTCTCACGAAGGAGGCCGCGATGAAGGCGCTCCGGCGCTACCTTCCCGAGATCGATCTGGACGAGGAGGACATCCCGCCGAGCCTCATCGACCGGATGATAATCAAGCGCGACGACTTCAAAGGGGCGCTCAACGAGGTGAGTCCATCGGCGATGCGGGAGGTGCTGGTCGAACTCCCGAAGATGTCCTGGGACAACGTTGGCGGGCTCAGTGGGCCTAAAGAGCAGGTTCAGGAGGCCGTCGAGTGGCCGATGAACTCCCCGGAGAAGTTCGAGCGCATGGGCGTGACACCGCCGTCGGGGGTGTTGCTGTACGGCCCACCCGGCACCGGGAAGACGCTCATGGCGAAAGCCGTCGCCAACGAGACGGACGCAAACTTCATCTCGGTCCGTGGCCCGCAACTGCTCTCGAAGTGGGTCGGCGAGAGCGAGAAGGCCATCCGCCAGACGTTCCGGAAGGCCCGCCAGGTCGCCCCGACCATCATCTTCTTCGACGAACTCGACTCGTTGGCACCGGGTCGGGGCGGCGAGATGGGGTCGAACGTCTCCGAGCGCGTCGTCAATCAGCTCCTGACCGAACTTGACGGGCTTGAAGAGATGGAGGACGTGATGGTCATTGGCGCGACCAACCGGCCGGACATGATCGACCCGGCGCTAATCCGTTCGGGCCGGTTCGACCGGCTCGTGATGATCGGCGAGCCCGACATCGAGGGCCGTGAGCAGATCCTGAAGATCCACACGGACGACACGCCGCTGTCGCCCGACGTGAGCCTGCGCGAACTGGCCGAAGTCAGCGATGGGTTCGTCGGCTCGGACCTCGAATCTATCGCCCGGGAGGCTGCCATCGAGGCACTCCGTGAGGACGACAACGCGGAGGAAGTCGAGATGCGTCACTTCCGGCAGGCGATGGACAGCGTGCGCCCGACGATTACCGACGACATCCGCGAGTACTACGAGCAGATGGAAGAGGAGTTCAGAGGCGGTTCCAGCCCGCAGCGCCAGGCCGGAACCGGCGGCCGGATCGGCTTCCAGTAA
- a CDS encoding universal stress protein, translated as MVFLVPFDGSPLADAALNRAVTYAKALDEDVVAVAFIPTGADYAERRRRVDPTEDFAAETAADDLRRKIEEATDDSELRYDDVSAHSTSELSTTIRQTARDVDANVVFLGSDDTEDIVVPIGEVTDGEDYDVHIVRRT; from the coding sequence ATGGTATTTCTCGTTCCCTTCGATGGGTCACCGCTTGCAGATGCGGCACTCAACCGCGCCGTCACCTACGCTAAAGCGCTTGACGAGGACGTCGTCGCTGTCGCGTTTATTCCGACTGGCGCCGACTACGCCGAGCGCCGCCGCCGCGTCGACCCGACCGAGGACTTCGCCGCCGAGACCGCTGCGGACGACCTCCGGCGCAAGATCGAGGAGGCGACCGACGACTCTGAACTCCGCTACGACGACGTAAGCGCTCACTCCACCAGCGAACTGTCGACGACGATCAGACAGACCGCCCGCGACGTTGACGCCAACGTCGTGTTCCTCGGCAGCGACGACACCGAGGACATCGTCGTCCCTATCGGCGAAGTCACAGACGGCGAAGACTACGACGTCCACATCGTCCGCCGGACTTGA
- the larC gene encoding nickel pincer cofactor biosynthesis protein LarC, translated as MRTLAFDGRMGAAGDMLLGALLAAGADRDALSVVEDTLDIEYAVSEVDRRGIAATRVDVLLTNAASDGDGSQDHAHDGHSHSHTHDEGHGHTGDDAHAHSHDEHTHAEGHGPSRTYAEVVELVEGMDLPAAVRADALAIFEILGEAEASVHGTDLDDTHFHEVGADDAIADIVGTCLLLDDLDVEQVVTTTPATGGGTVEMSHGTYPVPTPAVVEIAEQADWSLQGGPIDRELLTPTGAAILAHIAEGTESLPPLDINASGYGAGGWDLDDRPNVLRAMVGDSAGRLRRDEITVLETNVDDAPPEVLGDLQRSLPDIGARDVSIVPTTMKKSRPGHIIKVICRPEDAERVARRLAEATGTLGVRESGAGHRWVADREYETVVLSVDGEQFEVTVKIASDTDGTVFDVSAEYDDAAAVADVTGLPVREVMHRAERMVRE; from the coding sequence ATGCGAACACTCGCTTTCGACGGCCGGATGGGCGCGGCCGGTGATATGCTTCTGGGGGCGCTGCTGGCTGCCGGAGCCGACCGCGACGCCCTGTCGGTCGTTGAGGACACACTGGATATCGAGTACGCTGTCTCCGAGGTGGACCGCCGCGGGATTGCTGCAACGCGTGTCGACGTGCTGCTGACCAACGCTGCTAGCGACGGCGATGGGTCTCAGGACCACGCTCACGACGGTCACTCGCATTCTCACACCCATGACGAGGGGCATGGCCACACTGGGGACGACGCACATGCTCACTCCCACGACGAGCACACCCACGCCGAGGGCCACGGCCCGAGCCGAACGTACGCTGAAGTCGTCGAACTCGTCGAAGGGATGGACCTGCCGGCGGCCGTCAGGGCGGACGCGCTGGCGATCTTCGAGATACTCGGCGAGGCCGAAGCGTCGGTTCATGGGACGGACCTTGACGACACACACTTCCACGAGGTCGGGGCTGACGACGCCATCGCCGACATCGTCGGTACCTGCCTCCTGCTGGATGATCTCGACGTCGAACAGGTCGTGACGACGACGCCGGCGACGGGGGGCGGCACCGTGGAGATGAGCCACGGTACCTACCCGGTTCCGACTCCGGCGGTAGTCGAAATCGCGGAGCAAGCCGACTGGTCGCTGCAGGGTGGCCCCATCGACAGGGAACTCCTGACGCCGACCGGCGCGGCGATTCTCGCCCACATCGCCGAGGGAACTGAGTCGCTGCCGCCGCTCGACATCAACGCGTCGGGGTACGGCGCTGGCGGGTGGGATCTTGACGACCGCCCCAACGTCTTGCGGGCGATGGTCGGCGACAGCGCGGGGCGACTCCGCCGCGACGAAATCACGGTGCTTGAGACGAACGTCGACGACGCTCCGCCCGAGGTGCTTGGCGACCTCCAGCGCTCGCTCCCGGACATCGGTGCCCGCGATGTATCGATAGTCCCGACGACGATGAAGAAGTCACGGCCCGGTCACATCATCAAGGTCATCTGCAGACCGGAAGACGCTGAACGGGTCGCGCGCCGTCTCGCAGAAGCGACCGGGACGCTCGGCGTGCGCGAATCCGGGGCCGGCCACCGCTGGGTCGCCGACCGGGAGTACGAGACAGTCGTACTCTCCGTTGACGGCGAGCAGTTCGAGGTCACGGTCAAGATCGCAAGTGACACCGACGGCACGGTGTTCGATGTGAGCGCGGAATACGATGACGCCGCGGCTGTCGCGGACGTGACCGGACTCCCCGTCCGCGAGGTGATGCACCGGGCCGAGCGGATGGTCCGGGAGTAA
- the radB gene encoding DNA repair and recombination protein RadB yields the protein MSEYVSTGCDAIDDLLGGGLERGAVTQVYGPPAAGKTNFALSAVMEVAAAGDAALYIDTEGLSADRMEQVARGRARGTAQTVDDLAGRLIITEALDYDEQTEAVQDAAEFAAEVELIVLDSATGFYRLRRDDEDGGETLRDVARQITHLLSLARKHDIAVLYTNQVFTDPDSDRSTALGGHTLNHWSGAIVRLDRFRGGNRRATLEKHRAKPAGDTAQFRITDSGLVGDDTPETPQ from the coding sequence GTGAGTGAGTACGTCTCGACTGGGTGTGACGCGATTGACGACCTTCTGGGTGGTGGGCTGGAGCGCGGTGCGGTCACGCAGGTGTACGGCCCGCCAGCGGCCGGCAAGACAAACTTCGCCCTCTCGGCGGTGATGGAAGTCGCCGCCGCCGGCGACGCGGCGCTGTACATCGACACCGAAGGCCTCTCGGCAGACCGGATGGAGCAGGTCGCAAGGGGCCGCGCACGTGGGACGGCTCAGACTGTGGACGACCTCGCCGGTCGACTCATCATTACGGAGGCACTGGACTACGACGAACAGACCGAGGCTGTCCAGGACGCCGCCGAGTTCGCCGCCGAAGTCGAACTCATCGTACTGGACAGCGCGACCGGGTTCTACCGGCTCCGCCGGGACGACGAGGACGGCGGCGAGACACTACGGGACGTGGCCCGCCAGATTACTCACCTGCTCTCGCTGGCCCGCAAGCACGACATTGCCGTCCTGTACACCAATCAGGTGTTCACCGACCCGGACAGCGACCGCTCGACGGCGCTTGGCGGCCACACCCTGAACCACTGGTCCGGCGCAATCGTCCGTCTGGACCGGTTCCGCGGCGGCAACCGTCGCGCCACGCTGGAGAAACACCGCGCCAAACCGGCCGGCGACACGGCCCAGTTCCGTATCACCGACTCGGGACTCGTGGGCGACGACACGCCCGAAACGCCGCAGTAG
- the phoU gene encoding phosphate signaling complex protein PhoU: MPRDSYQEGLNSLREDVLYMSEIVLERLRLGLDALEQKDEAMAQEVIEGDHEINQLYLDLEQDCIDLLALQQPVASDLRFIAASFKIITDLERIGDLATNLGEYSLEADRDVYPEVDIQDVADVTIEMVENAMDAYGSEDADQCYTIADIDDEVDERCEAASEMVVRDLIEREIDADSSEAEIEQLMADVSRLLLTVRDIERVGDHAVNIAARTLYMVENDDDLIY; this comes from the coding sequence ATGCCACGCGATTCCTATCAGGAGGGGCTGAACTCGCTCCGCGAGGATGTCCTCTATATGTCAGAGATCGTCCTCGAGCGGCTCCGGCTTGGGCTGGATGCGCTCGAACAGAAAGACGAAGCGATGGCCCAGGAGGTCATTGAGGGCGACCACGAGATCAATCAGCTGTATCTCGACCTCGAACAGGACTGTATCGACCTGCTGGCGCTGCAACAGCCAGTCGCGTCCGATCTCCGCTTTATCGCCGCGTCGTTCAAGATCATTACCGACCTCGAACGGATCGGTGACCTCGCCACGAACCTCGGCGAGTACTCGCTTGAGGCCGACCGCGATGTGTATCCCGAGGTCGACATACAGGACGTTGCCGACGTGACGATAGAGATGGTCGAGAACGCCATGGATGCTTACGGCAGCGAGGATGCCGACCAGTGCTATACCATCGCCGACATCGACGACGAGGTGGACGAACGGTGTGAAGCCGCCTCCGAGATGGTCGTTCGTGACCTCATCGAGCGCGAAATCGACGCCGACTCCAGCGAAGCCGAAATCGAGCAACTGATGGCCGACGTGTCCCGGCTCCTGCTGACGGTTCGTGACATCGAGCGGGTCGGGGACCACGCCGTCAATATCGCCGCGCGGACGCTGTACATGGTCGAGAACGACGACGACCTCATCTACTGA
- the trkA gene encoding Trk system potassium transporter TrkA, with protein MYIVIVGAGEVGSNIAESLAKSHEVAVVDIDPDRVEALMYEADVLGVEGDGAELDTLSEAGIEKADVLIASTDDDETNIVTCGTAITAADPFTISRVKSAKFLRTWEKSGAAFGVDHMVATNLLTAENIARVIGLPGSRDVETFVDGQVQMGEFEVRESSPIADQTVAEADRYESLTFAAVLRGDEVIIPRGETVIREGDDIIVIGSCESVRLFASEITPESKTTQNVVIVGGSDVGYHTARLLQDRGIKPRLIEQDHDRARELAEDLQGTTVLESDATDSEFLEREHVSDADAVVATLDSDEKNLLVTLLAKRLGAERTVAVVNSGEYVDLFEAVGVDVAVNPRETTAEEITRFTREYDATKVAIIESDRAEVLEIEIAADSVLAGRPIQESVQELPTGVVIGAISRDGELVIPRGDTVIEPGDHVVVFVDADCLEAVNDKL; from the coding sequence GTGTATATCGTAATCGTCGGTGCGGGCGAGGTCGGTTCGAACATCGCTGAAAGCCTCGCGAAAAGCCACGAAGTCGCCGTCGTAGATATTGACCCTGACCGCGTTGAGGCCTTGATGTACGAGGCTGACGTACTCGGTGTCGAAGGGGACGGTGCGGAACTCGACACGCTCTCGGAGGCCGGTATCGAAAAAGCCGACGTACTCATCGCCAGCACCGACGATGACGAAACGAATATCGTCACCTGTGGGACGGCGATAACGGCCGCTGACCCATTCACCATTTCCCGCGTCAAGAGTGCGAAGTTCCTCCGGACGTGGGAAAAGTCAGGGGCCGCCTTCGGTGTGGACCACATGGTTGCGACAAACCTGCTCACTGCGGAGAATATCGCCCGAGTAATCGGGCTTCCAGGCTCGCGCGACGTGGAAACATTCGTCGACGGACAGGTCCAGATGGGTGAGTTCGAGGTGCGTGAATCGAGCCCGATCGCGGACCAGACCGTCGCGGAGGCCGACCGCTACGAGTCACTAACCTTCGCTGCCGTGCTGCGCGGTGACGAAGTCATTATCCCACGCGGAGAGACCGTTATCAGGGAAGGAGACGACATCATCGTTATCGGTAGTTGTGAAAGCGTTCGTCTGTTTGCGTCTGAAATCACACCGGAGTCAAAGACGACGCAGAACGTCGTTATTGTTGGTGGAAGCGATGTCGGCTATCACACCGCACGACTGCTGCAGGATCGTGGGATCAAACCACGGCTCATCGAGCAAGACCACGACAGGGCGCGTGAGCTTGCGGAGGACCTGCAGGGAACAACCGTGCTAGAGAGTGATGCAACGGATAGCGAGTTCCTCGAACGGGAACACGTCTCAGACGCCGACGCCGTGGTTGCGACGCTCGACAGCGACGAAAAGAACCTCCTGGTGACACTGCTGGCCAAGCGACTCGGTGCGGAGCGAACCGTCGCCGTCGTCAACTCTGGCGAGTACGTCGACCTGTTTGAGGCTGTCGGCGTCGATGTAGCTGTCAATCCCCGTGAGACGACCGCCGAAGAGATCACGCGATTCACCCGGGAGTACGACGCGACAAAGGTCGCCATCATCGAATCCGACCGCGCCGAGGTGCTAGAAATCGAGATAGCCGCCGACAGCGTCCTCGCTGGGCGGCCAATTCAGGAATCAGTACAGGAACTGCCGACCGGCGTAGTCATCGGGGCTATCAGCCGCGACGGCGAACTGGTCATCCCCCGTGGTGATACCGTCATCGAACCTGGCGACCACGTCGTAGTGTTCGTTGACGCCGATTGTCTGGAAGCGGTCAACGACAAATTGTAA